The Planctomycetota bacterium DNA window CGGCCACCTGCAACGCGGCCGAGAAGCTGCTCATTCACGAGAAGGTCGCCCCGGCGCTCCTGCCCCTGATCGCCCGCAAGCTCCAGGAAGCGCGGGTGGAGCTTCGGGGGGACCCGGCGGCGTGCCGCCTGGTGCCGGGGATGAAGCCGGCGTCGGAGCAGGACTGGACGGAGGAGTATCTGGACCTGGTCCTGGCCGTGAAGGTGGTGCCGGATCTCGAGGCGGCGATCCGGCACATCAACACGTACGGATCGGCCCACACGGACGCGATCGTCACGCAGAACGAGGCGGCCGCCCGGAAGTTCCTGGCGGAGGTGGATTCCTCCTCGGTCATGTGGAACTGCTCGACGCGGCTGGCCGACGGCGGCCAGTACGGCCTGGGGGCGGAGATCGGCATTTCCACCGACAAGCTGCACGCCCGGGGGCCGATGGGGGCCGAGGAGCTGACCTGCCTCAAATGGGTGGTGACGGGGGAAGGCCAGATCCGGTCCTGACGGCGGTCCTGTTCGTTTTCTCGAAAATTTTCTTGACGGCCGGCGTATTATCTCTAGGATACCCATAAGCTCACCCATGAGCACGTGCTTATGGGTGGACGGCCTCTTACCCATATCGTCCGGGGCGGCCTCCTCACCCGCGGCCGCCCTTTCTTATTTTCCGGCCTCTTCCGCCCGGCGTATAATCCTCCGCCGATGAGGCGCGAGGAGGCGGATCTCCTGGTCGTCAACGCCGGGCGCCTTCTGACCCTGGCGGGTCCCGCCCGGCCGCGGCGCGGGGAGGAAATGTCCGATCTGGGGGTCCTGGAGCGGGGGGCCGTGGCGGTGCGCGGCGGGCGCATCCGGGCGGTCGGGCCCTCTTCGGAGCTTTCGCGCCGGTTCCGCGCGCGCCGGAGGATCGACGCGCGGGGCGCGCTGGTCACCCCGGGACTCGTGGATCCGCACACGCATCTCGTCTTCGCGGGTTCGCGGGAAGGGGAGTTCGAGGCCCGCGCCGCGGGACGCTCCTATGAGGAGATCGCCCGGGCGGGCGGAGGAATTCACGCGACGGTCGCCGCCGTCCGGGCCGCCTCCCGGCAGGAGCTTCTGGCCGCGGCGCGCGTCCGCCGGGCCGAGATGCTGGCCCGGGGCACGACGACCGTCGAGGCCAAAAGCGGGTACGGGCTGAGCCTGGCCCACGAGCTCAAGCAGCTCGAAGTCGCCCGGGCTCTGGGGTGCGTGCCCACGTTTCTCGGCGCCCATGAGGTGCCGCGGGAACGGTCGCGCCGGGAGTACCTCCGGGAGATCGTCGAGGTCATGATTCCGCGGGTGCGGACGGCGGCGCGCTTCTGCGACGTGTTCTGCGAGCCGGGGGTCTTTTCGGTGTCCGAGGCGCGGCGGGTGCTGGAGGCGGCGCGGAGGGCGGGGATGGGGCTCAAACTCCACGCGGAGGAGTTCCGGCGCTCGGGCGCGGCGGAGCTGGCGGCCGAGCTGGGCGCGGTGAGCGCGGACCATCTCGGGGCCGTGGGGCCGCGCGGCATCCGGGCGCTGGCGCGCGCGGGAACCGTGGCGGTGCTTCTCCCGGCGACGGCCTGTTTTCTGGGCCTTCCCGGCGGGGCGCCGGCGCGGCGCCTGATCGAAGAAGGGGTTCCGGTGGCGCTCGGCACGGATTTCAACCCCGGCACCTCGACGGCGCTGGGGCTTCCCCTCGTCATGACCCTGGCGGTGGCGCACCTGCGGATGTCGCCGGCGGAGGCGTGGTGCGCCGTCACCGCCAATGCGGCCTGGGCCTGCGGGGAAGGGGATCGCGCCGGGACGCTGGAGCCGGGAAAGCGCGCGGATCTGGTGATCTGGAACGCGCGCGATCCGCGGGAAGTGCCCTACTGGTTCGGCGCGAATCTCGCGCGGACGGTGATTCTCGGCGGCCGCGTCGCCGCCGGAGATTCCGCCGACGAAGGGTAGCCCCGAGGGGCCGGGTCCGGCCGCCGCCGTCCTACGCCGCCGGCGGAGGATCCCCGGGAGGTTTCCGGAGCCGCCGCATGTGCGCCAGGTGGGCCGCCAGGCCGGAGGACGATGTGAGAATCATGCCGACGACCATGGCGATGGCGCCGATCCAGGGGACGGGGTTCTTGGCGTCCTGGCCGAAGCCGCCGCTGAACACCAGAACGGCCGCTCCGGCGAGCGACACGATCCAGCCCGAGACGCGAAGCACGACGGGCGCGGACATGGCGGCTTCTCCGAAAAACGTCCGACGTCATGGACCGAATCGCGCGGCGCCGGCGGCGGGGTTTTCCCGCCCCCGTCGCGCGGGGTTCGATCCCGCTATTTTCTGGACGCGACGCGCAGCCGGTTCCGGGCGCGTTCCATCGCGGCCCGGGCCTCTTCGCGGGCGGTCTCGGTGCGGGCGGCCGCGAGCTCTTCACGGGCGCGCCGCAGCGCCGCCTCCGCGCGCGGGACGTCGATGGCGGAAGCTTCCTCCAGGCTGTCCACTAGAAGCGTCGCCTTGTTCCGGGCGACCTCGAGGAACCCGCCCCCCGTGGCGAAGAGGCGCTCCCCTCGGTCCGTTTTCAGGCGCACTTCCCCCGGCCGCAGCGTGCACAGAAGCGGAGCGTGACCCGCCAGGATCCCGAGGTAGCCCTTTTCGGCCGGGACCACGAGCGACTCGGCCTCTTCCGAAAGGACCACGCGCTCAGGCGTGACGATCTCGACCGCGAACTTTCTTGCCATAAATCTTGATCGCTTCGGAAGCCACCGTGACCAGGAAGTACAGCACCGTCAGGCCGAGCAGGATCAGGGGGCCCCAGAAGCCCTTCCGGAGGATCAGGAGCATCGCGGCGACGAGCACGCCGGTCCCGATCAGAACGCTCAGAAGGGACTTCTTCAAAGGGCCTCCGCCGCGTTAACCCGCGGCCATCTTCCTGGCCTTCTCCACCGCCTCGTCGATTCCTCCCACCATGTAGAACGCCTGCTCCGGCAGTTGGTCGTGCTTGCCCTCGATGATTTCCCGGAAAGAGCGGATCGTCTCCTTGAGGGGGACGAACTTGCCCGGCGTCCCCGTAAACTGTTCGGCCACGAAGAACGGCTGGGAAAGCATCCTCTGGATGCGCCGCGCGCGGGCCACGACGCGCTTGTCTTCGTCGGAAAGTTCCTCCATGCCCAGGATCGCGATGATGTCCTGCAGGTCCTGGTAGCGCTGGAGCAGACGCTGCGCCTCCCGGGCCACCTGGTAGTGCTCCTCGCCGACCACTTTGGGCTCCAGCAGCCGCGACGTGGACCGCAGCGGATCGACCGCGGGGTAGATTCCGAGCTCCGCGATGCGGCGCTCCAGGACGATGTTGGCGTCCAGGTGCGTGAAGGTCGTGGCCGGGGCGGGGTCGGTGATGTCGTCGGCGGGCACGTAGACCGCCTGGACCGACGTGATGGAGCCCCTCTTGGTCGAGGTGATCCGCTCCTGAAGCGCCGCCATCTCCTGCGCCAGGGTCGGCTGGTAGCCCACGGCGCTCGGCATGCGTCCCAGAAGGGCCGACACCTCGGATCCGGCCTGGACGAACCGGAAGATGTTGTCGATGAACAGAAGGACGTCCTGCCCTTCCTTGTCCCGGAAGTATTCGGCGAAGGTGACGCCGGAGAGCGCCACGCGCAGGCGCGCCCCGGGCGGCTCGTTCATCTGGCCGAAGACCATGACGGTCTTGTCGAGGACGCGGAGCTCCTTGCCGGAGGCGTCCTTGAACTTCGCATGCTGCATTTCGAGCCAGAGATCGTTCCCCTCGCGGGTCCGTTCCCCGACGCCCGCGAAGACCGACACGCCGCCCGCTTCGACGGCGATGTTGCGGATGAGTTCCTGGACGAGGACCGTTTTGCCCACGCCGGCGCCGCCGAAAAGCCCGATTTTCCCTCCCTTGGGGAAGGGGGCCAGCAGATCGATGACCTTGAGGCCGGTCTGGAACACCTTCGGGGTCGGTTCCTGCTCCTCCAGGGGCGGCGCCTCGCGGTGGATGGGATAATAGTCCTCCCCCCGGACCGGGCCGCCGTCGTCCACGGGATTGCCCAGAAGGTCCATGACGCGGCCGAGCGTGGGGCGGCCCACCGGAACCTTGATCGGGGCGCCCGTGTCGATCACGCTCATGCCCCGGACGAGCCCTTCCGTGGGCGCCAGGGCCACCGACCGGACGGTGTTGTTCCCCAGATGCTGGGCGACCTCGCAGGTGAGGTCGATGCCCCGCGCGGCGTCCTCGATCTTCAGCGCGGTGTAGATCGGAGGCAGCTTTTCTTCGAAGGTCACGTCCACGACGGGTCCGATGACCTGCGCGATTCTTCCCTGATTCGCCATGACGTTCTCCTACCCTTTGAGGGCCTCCGCCCCGCCGACGATGTCGAGGAGTTCCTTGGTGATTCCCGCCTGGCGGGCCTTGTTGTAGACGAGGGTCAGCGAGCTGATGAGGTCGGTGGCGCTGTCGGTCGCGTTGCGCATGGCGTTCATCCGCGCCGCGTGCTCGCTCGACATGGACTCCAGGAGCAGCCGGTGGAACGAGACCTCGACGTAGCGCGGGAGCAGCCGGTCCAGGATCCGCGCGGGCTCCGGCTCGAACTCGTACTCGGGCGCCGGCCCCCCGCGGGCGGCGGGCTCGACCGGGAGGAATTTCACGTGCCCCGGCCGGAAGGTGAGGGCGTTGACGTAGCGGGTGAAGAGCAGGTAGACCTCGTCCACCTCGCCCGACAGGAACGCCTCCCGGAGGTCGCGCGTCATCGCCTGAATCTGCGCGAAGGGCACCTCCGTGGGAAGGCCCGTGTGGGCCGCGCGCACCTCGAGCCCCATTTTCCGCAGCCCCTCGGCCGCCTTGCGGCCGATCGCCACGACGCGCGCCGGCTGGGGGTGCTCCTCCCGGAACCGCTGCACGTACCGCAGCATGTTCGAGTTGTAGCTTCCGCAGAGCCCCTTGTCGGCCATCATGACCACAAGCCCGATCGACCGCACCTGGGGCCGCGGCGTGAAGAGCGGATAGTCGAGGTCCCGGACCTGCGCCACCAGCCCTTCCAGAAGCTCGCGGATCTTGTCCGAGTAGGGCCGCAGTTCGAGAAGCCGCTCCTGAACCTTCTTGAGCTTGGCGGCCGAGACCATCTGCATCGCCCGCGTGATCTTGCGGATGTTTCCGACCGCGCGGATCTTGCGCTTGATCGCCCGGGCCGACTGGACGGCAGGCATGCGCGGCTATCCCTTCCGGC harbors:
- the atpC gene encoding ATP synthase F1 subunit epsilon → MARKFAVEIVTPERVVLSEEAESLVVPAEKGYLGILAGHAPLLCTLRPGEVRLKTDRGERLFATGGGFLEVARNKATLLVDSLEEASAIDVPRAEAALRRAREELAAARTETAREEARAAMERARNRLRVASRK
- the atpG gene encoding ATP synthase F1 subunit gamma, whose amino-acid sequence is MPAVQSARAIKRKIRAVGNIRKITRAMQMVSAAKLKKVQERLLELRPYSDKIRELLEGLVAQVRDLDYPLFTPRPQVRSIGLVVMMADKGLCGSYNSNMLRYVQRFREEHPQPARVVAIGRKAAEGLRKMGLEVRAAHTGLPTEVPFAQIQAMTRDLREAFLSGEVDEVYLLFTRYVNALTFRPGHVKFLPVEPAARGGPAPEYEFEPEPARILDRLLPRYVEVSFHRLLLESMSSEHAARMNAMRNATDSATDLISSLTLVYNKARQAGITKELLDIVGGAEALKG
- the atpD gene encoding F0F1 ATP synthase subunit beta, which produces MANQGRIAQVIGPVVDVTFEEKLPPIYTALKIEDAARGIDLTCEVAQHLGNNTVRSVALAPTEGLVRGMSVIDTGAPIKVPVGRPTLGRVMDLLGNPVDDGGPVRGEDYYPIHREAPPLEEQEPTPKVFQTGLKVIDLLAPFPKGGKIGLFGGAGVGKTVLVQELIRNIAVEAGGVSVFAGVGERTREGNDLWLEMQHAKFKDASGKELRVLDKTVMVFGQMNEPPGARLRVALSGVTFAEYFRDKEGQDVLLFIDNIFRFVQAGSEVSALLGRMPSAVGYQPTLAQEMAALQERITSTKRGSITSVQAVYVPADDITDPAPATTFTHLDANIVLERRIAELGIYPAVDPLRSTSRLLEPKVVGEEHYQVAREAQRLLQRYQDLQDIIAILGMEELSDEDKRVVARARRIQRMLSQPFFVAEQFTGTPGKFVPLKETIRSFREIIEGKHDQLPEQAFYMVGGIDEAVEKARKMAAG
- the hutI gene encoding imidazolonepropionase, with amino-acid sequence MRREEADLLVVNAGRLLTLAGPARPRRGEEMSDLGVLERGAVAVRGGRIRAVGPSSELSRRFRARRRIDARGALVTPGLVDPHTHLVFAGSREGEFEARAAGRSYEEIARAGGGIHATVAAVRAASRQELLAAARVRRAEMLARGTTTVEAKSGYGLSLAHELKQLEVARALGCVPTFLGAHEVPRERSRREYLREIVEVMIPRVRTAARFCDVFCEPGVFSVSEARRVLEAARRAGMGLKLHAEEFRRSGAAELAAELGAVSADHLGAVGPRGIRALARAGTVAVLLPATACFLGLPGGAPARRLIEEGVPVALGTDFNPGTSTALGLPLVMTLAVAHLRMSPAEAWCAVTANAAWACGEGDRAGTLEPGKRADLVIWNARDPREVPYWFGANLARTVILGGRVAAGDSADEG